From one Lycium ferocissimum isolate CSIRO_LF1 chromosome 7, AGI_CSIRO_Lferr_CH_V1, whole genome shotgun sequence genomic stretch:
- the LOC132064059 gene encoding LRR receptor-like serine/threonine-protein kinase GSO1 — translation MGFLSFLSSIFFFILILTYQQQSVSCEPIVTKTPLSLLMTIKASLDPKNLKLSSWSANSTDPCNGSFEGIACNEFGQVVNISLQGKELTGKIPPEIGQLQSLSGLYLHFNKLHGVVPKEIANLTQLSDLYLNVNNLSGVIPTEVGNMSNLQVLQLCYNQLIGSIPNQLGALKKLSVLALQVNQLTGAIPASLGDLEMLTRLDLSFNNLFGSIPVKLADASKLQVVDLRNNTLSGNVPLALKRLNEGFQYSNNPDLCGVEFSSLKLCTVSSLNQNRPEPFGPGSNRLPKKDIPESANVQATQTNQSKKSQTVVVVGVIALFVAVAVTGLFTFSWYRRRKQKIGGTLDSSDRRLSTDEVKEVSRRSASPLISLEYSNGWDPLGKGRGGSAFSQEVFESFMFNLDEVESATQYFSEANLLGKSNFTAVYKGTLRDGSIVAIKCISKTSCKSDETEFLKGLKLLTSLKHENLLRLRGFCCSKGRGECFLIYDFVPNGNLLQYLDVKDGKGKVLDWSTRLSIIKGIARGIHYLHGNKGGKPALVHRNISAEKVLVDQHYNPLLSESGLHKLLADDIVFSTLKESAAMGYLAPEYTTTGRFTEKSDLYAFGMIIFQILSGRRRITNSNHQGAEMSRFEDFVDPNLWGNFVEAEAVQMAKVALLCTHESPDQRPTIEIVMQELNDLTSSKS, via the exons ATGGggtttctctcttttctctcttccattttctttttcatcttaatCCTAACATACCAACAACAAAGTGTTTCTTGTGAACCCATTGTTACTAAAACTCCTTTATCCTTGCTTATGACTATCAAAGCTTCTTTGGACCCAAAAAACCTCAAACTTTCATCATGGTCAGCTAATTCAACTGACCCATGCAATGGTTCTTTTGAAGGTATTGCTTGTAATGAGTTTGGTCAAGTTGTTAACATTTCTTTACAAGGCAAAGAGCTTACTGGAAAAATACCACCTGAGATTGGTCAGCTTCAAAGCTTGTCTGGGTTGTACTTGCATTTCAACAAGCTACATGGGGTTGTACCTAAAGAAATTGCCAACTTAACTCAGCTATCAGATTTGTATCTCAATGTGAATAATCTATCTGGTGTTATTCCTACTGAGGTTGGCAACATGTCTAATCTTCAAG TATTGCAACTATGTTATAACCAGTTGATTGGAAGCATACCTAATCAACTTGGGGCTTTGAAGAAGCTCAGTGTTCTTGCTTTGCAAGTCAATCAGTTAACTGGGGCAATTCCTGCAAGCTTGGGAGACTTGGAGATGTTAACCAGGCTTGATTTGAGCTTCAATAATCTTTTCGGTTCGATTCCAGTAAAACTCGCCGATGCTTCAAAGCTACAAGTTGTTGATCTCAGAAATAATACCCTCTCTGGCAATGTCCCTTTAG CCTTAAAGAGACTGAATGAGGGATTTCAGTACTCAAACAATCCAGACTTATGTGGAGTTGAGTTTTCTTCCTTGAAACTCTGCACTGTATCTAGTCTAAACCAAAACAGACCAGAACCATTTGGACCTGGTTCGAATCGTCTCCCCAAAAAAGACATCCCAGAATCTGCAAACGTGCAAGCAACACAAACGAATCAGTCCAAAAAATCACAAACTGTTGTGGTCGTTGGCGTTATTGCACTCTTCGTTGCAGTAGCAGTAACTGGGCTTTTCACATTTTCATGGTACCGCCGTCGGAAGCAGAAAATTGGAGGTACTCTTGATTCCTCGGATAGGCGACTCAGTACTGATGAAGTGAAGGAAGTCTCTAGAAGAAGCGCGTCACCCCTCATCAGCTTGGAGTATTCCAATGGTTGGGATCCATTGGGCAAAGGCCGAGGTGGAAGTGCTTTCTCTCAGGAAGTATTTGAGAGCTTTATGTTCAATTTGGATGAAGTTGAGTCTGCTACACAGTACTTTTCTGAGGCAAATTTGTTAGGCAAGAGTAATTTCACAGCTGTCTATAAAGGGACATTGAGGGATGGGTCTATTGTTGCTATTAAGTGCATTTCCAAGACTAGCTGCAAGTCTGATGAAACTGAATTTCTCAAGGGACTAAAGCTCTTGACTTCATTGAAACATGAAAATCTTCTGAGGTTGAGAGGCTTTTGCTGTTCAAAAGGTCGGGGAGAATGCTTTCTGATCTATGATTTTGTCCCCAATGGAAATTTGTTGCAGTACCTTGACGTGAAGGATGGAAAAGGAAAGGTCCTTGATTGGTCTACCAGACTTTCTATAATCAAAGGCATCGCCAGAG GTATTCATTACTTGCATGGAAACAAGGGAGGCAAACCTGCCCTAGTCCATCGAAATATATCAGCTGAAAAAGTACTTGTTGACCAACACTACAACCCATTGCTCTCAGAGTCTGGTCTGCACAAACTACTAGCAGATGACATTGTCTTCTCAACACTCAAGGAAAGTGCTGCAATGGGCTATCTAGCTCCCGAGTATACAACCACTGGCAGGTTCACCGAAAAGAGTGATCTCTACGCCTTTGGCATGATTATATTCCAGATTCTCTCCGGAAGGCGTAGAATCACAAACTCTAACCATCAAGGGGCAGAGATGTCCAGATTTGAAGACTTCGTTGACCCGAATCTTTGGGGCAACTTTGTTGAAGCGGAGGCAGTTCAGATGGCAAAGGTTGCTCTACTTTGCACGCACGAGTCACCAGATCAGAGGCCAACCATTGAAATCGTCATGCAAGAACTGAATGACTTGACCTCCAGCAAGTCTTGA